In the genome of Massilia sp. PAMC28688, one region contains:
- a CDS encoding TonB-dependent receptor has protein sequence MLRKTVLVRALAIAFSAGALGAAVTPAAMAQSNATGTIFGKVAPGADVRIVIENNQIGIRRTITPDAQGRFQATSLPTGTYTVKQMKGEAVVATSEVDARLGQGSEAVFVSTDSGVQRVEISAVRRTIDVSSTNNGASFNARQLAALPIGRNVESIIQLAPNTTRADSRFSGGASFGGGAASENSYYINGFPVVNPLTGLGASQLPFGAIQEAQVLTGGFGAEFGRSVGGVVNIITKSGTNTWEAGANVTWAPRSWRADPIDFYYAKTGAPSNATTDGTLRLARAENTLETKTYGAYVGGPIIQDKLFFFLAGEAIKTDEGLVNGFRVGTSNARNGWRDRQTDIKRYMGKLDWNIAENHRLEFTALGDTPEVSNQDSGFDYDTRKRVGTVTSSAVRTNVDNNGGDVLMLKYTGNLTDDLTFTALTGRSEAKHENEFTGYNPNLFSTVSTPADAPVPVANPQALTGNILAPGSKDIVKSNRLDLEYKWNNHTIRAGVDQNKVTSLNAGEFKAGGGTWAYFRTDTPNAPIDATGGTIPAPASGGGYGTDGYYVSKRLFSTVTTSYGEQSAFYIEDKYQITKDVLITAGIRREGFKNQNDSKTTFLDMKAQINPRLAVAWDVNGDSSFKVFGTAGRYSVPIPTHIAVRGAGRSTYTDQYYTYTGIDANGAPTGLTQLTEPLSGNNEFGQDKVVATLAALDMKPSYQDELTIGFEKAFSPNLNFGAKATHRQLKSTIDDFCDVRPFEDFADRNGITSYLSNPLWGNTCQTFNPGRDNTFYVDFAGTGTNLTKVFLTAQEQGFEKPVRKYTAVDLFAEHPFRNGWYGKVNYTWSKNIGNTEGQVRSDNGQADVAVTSVWDYPELMVGAYGRLPNDRKHQLKAYGFYEVTKQIMVGGNLLVASGRPRSCIGSAPAPGDSPNYSNQSFYCYGADRTQNVLTPRGTVGNLPTDMRLDLNVAYRPEMVKGLMLKLDVFNVTNRQTIQNVTEAYNTGTRVNSIYETPLSATAPRSARLQLSYDRKF, from the coding sequence ATGTTGAGAAAAACCGTTTTAGTCCGCGCCCTGGCCATTGCTTTCAGCGCGGGTGCACTGGGTGCGGCCGTTACCCCGGCTGCAATGGCGCAATCGAACGCGACCGGCACCATTTTCGGCAAGGTCGCCCCTGGCGCCGATGTCCGGATCGTGATTGAAAACAATCAGATCGGCATCCGCCGTACCATCACCCCGGACGCCCAGGGCCGGTTCCAGGCCACGTCGCTGCCTACGGGCACCTACACAGTCAAGCAGATGAAAGGCGAAGCCGTCGTCGCGACGTCGGAAGTCGACGCCCGTCTCGGTCAAGGCAGTGAAGCTGTCTTCGTCAGTACCGATAGTGGTGTTCAACGCGTGGAAATTTCTGCCGTCCGCCGGACCATTGATGTGTCGAGCACCAACAATGGTGCTTCCTTCAACGCCCGTCAGCTGGCAGCGCTGCCAATTGGCCGCAACGTTGAGTCGATTATCCAGTTGGCACCGAACACCACCCGCGCCGACTCGCGCTTCTCGGGCGGTGCTTCCTTCGGTGGCGGCGCCGCTTCAGAGAACTCGTACTATATCAACGGTTTTCCGGTCGTCAATCCACTGACCGGACTGGGTGCCTCGCAGCTGCCGTTCGGCGCGATCCAGGAAGCGCAGGTCCTTACCGGCGGCTTCGGCGCCGAGTTCGGCCGTTCGGTCGGCGGCGTGGTCAACATCATTACCAAGAGCGGCACCAACACCTGGGAAGCCGGCGCCAACGTGACCTGGGCACCAAGGTCGTGGCGCGCAGATCCTATCGATTTCTACTACGCCAAGACGGGTGCGCCTTCCAACGCGACCACCGACGGCACCTTGCGTCTGGCGCGTGCTGAAAACACGCTCGAGACCAAGACCTATGGCGCTTACGTGGGCGGTCCGATCATCCAGGACAAGCTGTTCTTCTTCCTCGCTGGTGAGGCCATTAAAACCGACGAAGGCCTGGTAAATGGCTTCCGCGTCGGCACCTCGAATGCCCGCAACGGCTGGCGCGATCGCCAGACCGATATTAAGCGCTACATGGGTAAGCTGGACTGGAACATTGCCGAAAACCACCGTCTGGAATTTACCGCGTTAGGTGATACGCCGGAAGTGTCCAACCAGGACAGCGGCTTTGACTACGACACGCGCAAGCGCGTCGGCACTGTCACTTCGTCGGCCGTGCGTACCAACGTGGACAACAACGGCGGCGACGTCCTGATGCTCAAGTACACCGGCAATCTGACCGACGACCTGACCTTCACGGCCCTGACCGGCCGCAGTGAAGCGAAACACGAGAATGAGTTTACCGGCTACAACCCGAACCTGTTCTCGACCGTCTCGACCCCTGCCGATGCACCGGTGCCAGTGGCCAATCCGCAGGCGCTGACCGGCAACATCCTGGCGCCTGGTTCGAAAGACATTGTCAAGTCGAATCGTCTGGACCTGGAATACAAGTGGAACAACCACACGATCCGCGCAGGCGTCGACCAGAACAAGGTCACCTCGCTTAACGCCGGTGAATTCAAGGCCGGTGGGGGCACCTGGGCGTACTTCCGCACCGATACCCCGAATGCGCCGATCGACGCCACAGGCGGTACCATCCCTGCGCCTGCCAGCGGCGGCGGTTATGGCACCGATGGCTACTACGTATCCAAGCGCTTGTTCTCGACCGTGACCACCTCGTATGGCGAGCAAAGCGCGTTCTACATCGAGGACAAGTATCAGATCACCAAGGATGTCCTGATCACGGCCGGTATCCGCCGCGAAGGCTTCAAAAACCAGAATGACAGCAAGACCACGTTCCTGGACATGAAGGCCCAGATCAACCCGCGCCTGGCCGTGGCATGGGATGTGAACGGCGATTCGAGCTTCAAGGTATTCGGTACTGCCGGCCGTTACTCGGTGCCGATCCCGACCCACATCGCGGTGCGCGGCGCTGGCCGTTCGACCTACACCGATCAGTACTACACCTACACCGGCATCGACGCCAATGGCGCTCCGACCGGCCTGACACAGTTGACCGAACCGCTGAGCGGCAACAACGAGTTTGGCCAGGACAAGGTAGTGGCGACCCTGGCGGCGCTGGACATGAAGCCGTCGTATCAGGATGAATTGACGATCGGTTTTGAAAAGGCTTTCTCGCCTAACCTGAACTTCGGCGCCAAAGCAACCCATCGCCAGCTCAAGTCAACCATCGACGACTTCTGCGATGTGCGTCCATTCGAAGACTTTGCCGACCGCAATGGCATCACTTCGTACTTGAGCAATCCGTTGTGGGGCAACACCTGTCAGACCTTTAACCCAGGCCGTGACAACACGTTCTATGTTGACTTCGCCGGCACCGGTACCAACTTGACCAAGGTGTTCCTGACTGCTCAAGAGCAGGGCTTCGAAAAACCAGTGCGCAAGTACACCGCTGTCGACCTGTTCGCCGAGCATCCGTTCCGCAACGGCTGGTATGGTAAGGTGAATTACACCTGGTCGAAGAACATCGGTAATACCGAAGGCCAGGTCCGCTCTGACAATGGGCAGGCTGACGTTGCCGTGACGTCCGTGTGGGATTACCCTGAGCTGATGGTTGGCGCCTATGGTCGCCTGCCAAATGATCGCAAGCATCAGTTGAAGGCTTATGGCTTCTACGAGGTGACCAAGCAGATCATGGTCGGCGGTAACTTGTTGGTCGCTTCGGGCCGTCCGCGCAGCTGCATCGGTTCGGCGCCAGCCCCTGGCGATTCGCCAAACTACTCGAACCAGAGCTTCTACTGCTACGGCGCTGACCGCACCCAGAACGTGCTCACCCCGCGTGGCACTGTCGGCAACCTGCCAACGGATATGCGCCTGGACTTGAACGTTGCTTATCGTCCAGAAATGGTCAAAGGCTTGATGCTCAAGCTCGACGTGTTCAATGTAACGAACCGTCAGACCATCCAGAACGTGACAGAGGCGTACAACACCGGCACCCGCGTCAACAGCATCTACGAGACGCCACTGAGCGCCACCGCGCCGCGTTCGGCGCGTCTGCAGCTGAGCTACGACCGCAAGTTCTGA
- a CDS encoding NAD(P)/FAD-dependent oxidoreductase — protein sequence MLRINQIKLPLDHPPSALKEAILARLHIADAELIDFTVFKRSYDARKKNAIVLIYSVDVMVSNEALALQAVGHGDTNVMPSPDTSYKFVAGGQQPQGHDRNERPIVIGTGPCGLFVALILAQMGLRPLILERGKVVRERTVDTFGFWRKRELNPESNVQFGEGGAGTFSDGKLYSQIKDPKHYGRKVLTEFVKAGAPEEIMYVSKPHIGTFRLVKMVEQMRENIIALGGEYRFSSKVVDIDVEGSGSARQIRGVMLESGEHIASRHVVMAIGHSARDTFEMLHARGVYVEAKPFSIGFRVEHPQSLIDVCRFGPNAGNKILGAADYKLVHHASSGRSVYSFCMCPGGTVVSAASEPGRVVTNGMSQYSRNERNANSAIVVGITPEQDYPGHPLAGIALQRRLEEGAFVLGGSTYDAPGQLMGDFVKGRASRALGSVIPSLKPAVHLTDLAGALPEYAIAALREAFPAFDKQIKGYYQEDALLTGVETRTSSPIRIKRNDADLQSLNTRGLFPAGEGAGYAGGILSAAVDGIKVAEAVALSLAGRAT from the coding sequence ATGCTGAGAATTAACCAGATCAAGCTTCCCCTTGATCATCCGCCGTCGGCTCTCAAGGAAGCCATCCTGGCCCGCCTCCACATCGCCGACGCCGAATTGATTGACTTCACAGTGTTTAAACGCAGTTACGATGCGCGCAAAAAAAACGCCATCGTGCTGATTTATTCTGTCGACGTCATGGTGAGCAATGAAGCCTTGGCGCTGCAGGCCGTTGGACACGGCGACACGAATGTGATGCCCTCGCCTGATACCAGCTACAAGTTCGTCGCCGGCGGCCAGCAACCACAAGGGCACGACCGCAACGAGCGCCCGATCGTGATCGGCACCGGTCCCTGCGGCCTGTTCGTGGCGCTCATCCTGGCCCAGATGGGCCTGCGGCCCCTGATCCTCGAGCGCGGCAAGGTCGTACGGGAACGCACGGTCGACACCTTCGGCTTCTGGCGCAAGCGCGAACTCAATCCCGAGTCGAATGTGCAGTTTGGCGAAGGGGGCGCCGGCACCTTTTCCGACGGCAAGCTCTACAGCCAGATCAAGGACCCCAAGCATTACGGACGCAAGGTGCTGACCGAATTCGTCAAGGCAGGCGCGCCGGAAGAAATCATGTACGTGAGCAAGCCGCACATTGGCACGTTCCGCCTGGTCAAAATGGTGGAACAGATGCGCGAGAACATCATCGCCCTGGGTGGCGAATACCGTTTTTCCAGCAAGGTGGTCGACATCGACGTGGAAGGCAGCGGCAGTGCGCGCCAGATCCGGGGCGTGATGCTCGAGAGCGGCGAACACATCGCCAGCCGTCACGTCGTCATGGCCATTGGCCACAGTGCGCGCGACACCTTCGAAATGCTGCACGCGCGGGGCGTCTACGTGGAAGCCAAGCCATTTTCGATCGGATTCCGGGTTGAGCATCCGCAGTCGCTGATTGACGTGTGCCGCTTCGGCCCCAACGCCGGCAACAAGATCCTGGGCGCGGCCGACTACAAGCTGGTCCACCATGCCAGCAGTGGCCGGTCCGTGTACAGCTTTTGCATGTGTCCGGGTGGCACGGTGGTATCGGCCGCATCGGAGCCGGGGCGGGTGGTCACCAATGGCATGAGCCAATATTCGCGCAACGAGCGCAATGCCAACAGCGCCATCGTGGTGGGCATTACCCCTGAGCAGGACTATCCGGGTCACCCGCTGGCCGGCATTGCCCTGCAACGACGGCTGGAAGAAGGCGCTTTTGTGCTCGGCGGCAGCACCTACGACGCGCCCGGGCAGCTGATGGGCGACTTCGTCAAGGGCCGCGCCTCGCGCGCGCTGGGCAGCGTGATTCCTTCGCTCAAGCCGGCGGTGCACCTGACGGATCTGGCGGGCGCGCTGCCAGAGTACGCGATTGCTGCGCTGCGTGAAGCCTTCCCAGCGTTCGACAAGCAGATCAAGGGTTACTACCAGGAAGACGCGCTGTTGACGGGCGTGGAAACGCGGACCTCTTCGCCGATCCGCATCAAGCGCAATGACGCGGACCTCCAGAGCCTCAATACGCGCGGCCTGTTCCCGGCCGGTGAAGGTGCCGGCTACGCTGGCGGCATCCTGTCGGCGGCCGTGGACGGCATCAAGGTTGCCGAAGCGGTCGCGCTGTCACTGGCAGGCCGCGCGACATAA
- the corA gene encoding magnesium/cobalt transporter CorA — protein sequence MLINCVAYQEGKKLSDITVEAISDYLAMPGTFVWVALREPEPDELAVMKEEFDLHELAVEDAMRGNQRPKIEEYGESLFVVIHSVELAGDELNVGEVDIFVAENYVLSSRNNVNRGFLGVRARAEREPHLLGKGSSFVLYALMDAVVDRYFPVVDMLESELEKIEDRIFIKGSQRANIERLYELKRKVLVLRHAVAPMLDAVGKLHGGRVPAFCFDTQEYFRDVQDHLYRISSSLDTIRETISTAIQVNLSMVAIDEGEVNKRLAAWAAIFAVFTAFAGVWGMNFEFMPELKSRWGYPLAISFMFGLCGYLYYRFRKSGWL from the coding sequence ATGTTGATCAACTGCGTCGCCTACCAGGAAGGCAAAAAACTGTCGGACATTACGGTCGAAGCCATCAGCGATTACCTCGCCATGCCGGGGACCTTTGTCTGGGTCGCCCTGCGCGAGCCGGAGCCGGACGAACTGGCCGTGATGAAGGAAGAATTCGACCTGCACGAACTGGCGGTGGAAGACGCCATGCGTGGCAATCAGCGGCCCAAGATTGAAGAATATGGCGAGTCGCTGTTTGTCGTCATTCATTCGGTGGAGCTGGCCGGCGACGAGCTGAATGTGGGCGAAGTCGATATTTTCGTGGCCGAGAACTATGTGCTCTCATCGCGCAACAACGTCAACCGCGGCTTTCTGGGCGTGCGTGCGCGCGCCGAACGCGAGCCGCACCTGTTGGGCAAGGGATCGTCGTTCGTGCTGTACGCGCTGATGGACGCCGTCGTCGACCGCTATTTTCCGGTGGTCGACATGCTGGAATCGGAGCTGGAGAAAATCGAGGACCGCATCTTCATCAAAGGTTCACAGCGGGCCAACATCGAGCGCCTGTATGAACTCAAGCGCAAGGTGCTGGTGCTGCGCCATGCCGTCGCGCCCATGCTCGACGCGGTGGGCAAGCTGCATGGCGGACGGGTGCCCGCCTTCTGCTTCGACACCCAGGAATATTTTCGCGATGTGCAAGATCACCTGTACCGCATCAGTTCTTCGCTCGATACGATCCGCGAAACCATCTCCACGGCGATCCAGGTCAACCTGTCGATGGTGGCCATTGACGAAGGAGAAGTGAACAAGCGGCTGGCGGCGTGGGCGGCGATTTTCGCCGTGTTCACGGCGTTCGCGGGCGTGTGGGGCATGAACTTTGAATTCATGCCCGAGCTGAAATCGCGCTGGGGCTACCCGCTGGCGATCAGCTTCATGTTTGGGCTGTGCGGCTACCTGTATTACCGGTTCAGGAAATCTGGCTGGTTGTAG
- the ntrC gene encoding nitrogen regulation protein NR(I) — protein sequence MKPIWIVDDDASIRWVLEKALARENLATRSFSNVRDVMTALEGETPQVLVSDIRMPGESGLDLLQTVKSAHPGLPVIIITAFSDLDSAVAAFQGGAFEYLAKPFDIDKAVELIRRALEESLRETSVESGPADTPEILGQAPAMQEVFRAIGRLSQSNVTVLITGESGTGKELVARALHKHSPRNQQPFIALNTAAIPKDLLESELFGHERGAFTGAQTTRRGRFEQAENGTLFLDEIGDMPFDLQTRLLRVLSDGHFYRVGGHQPMKANVRVITATHQNLEQRVRDGLFREDLFHRLNVIRLRLPSLRERREDIPILVRHFLVQSARQLGVETKRMSEAAMQFLASLDLPGNVRQLENLCNWITVMAPGQTVEVKDMPFELTQGQEGAAAAPEAAPLPAGPGVPAPRRVAGEGAEGWVGLLELQAAGMLALGQSDIMDTLGRQFESALIKTALKHTHGRKNDAAVRLGIGRNTITRKIAELGIDGAKDE from the coding sequence ATGAAACCAATCTGGATAGTCGATGACGACGCCTCGATCCGCTGGGTGCTGGAAAAAGCCCTGGCGCGCGAGAACCTGGCCACCCGCAGCTTTTCCAATGTGCGCGACGTCATGACGGCGCTCGAGGGCGAAACCCCGCAAGTGCTGGTGTCGGACATCCGCATGCCCGGCGAATCGGGGCTCGACCTGCTGCAGACCGTCAAGAGCGCCCACCCCGGCCTGCCGGTCATCATCATCACCGCCTTTTCCGACCTTGATTCGGCCGTGGCCGCGTTCCAGGGCGGCGCCTTTGAATACCTGGCCAAGCCGTTTGACATCGACAAGGCGGTGGAACTGATCCGGCGCGCACTGGAAGAGAGCCTGCGCGAAACCAGTGTCGAATCCGGTCCCGCGGACACCCCCGAAATCCTGGGCCAGGCGCCGGCCATGCAGGAAGTGTTTCGCGCCATCGGGCGCCTTTCGCAGTCCAACGTCACGGTCCTGATCACGGGTGAGTCGGGCACCGGCAAGGAGCTGGTGGCGCGCGCGCTGCACAAGCACAGTCCGCGCAACCAGCAGCCCTTCATCGCGCTCAATACGGCAGCCATCCCCAAGGACCTGCTGGAGTCCGAATTGTTCGGCCATGAGCGCGGCGCGTTCACCGGGGCCCAGACCACGCGCCGCGGGCGCTTCGAGCAGGCTGAAAACGGCACCCTGTTTCTGGACGAGATCGGGGACATGCCGTTCGACCTGCAGACACGCCTGCTGCGGGTGCTGTCGGACGGCCACTTCTACCGTGTGGGCGGGCACCAGCCCATGAAGGCCAATGTGCGCGTCATCACGGCCACCCACCAGAACCTGGAGCAGCGCGTGCGCGACGGCCTGTTTCGGGAAGACCTGTTCCATCGCCTGAACGTGATACGCCTGCGCCTGCCCAGTTTGCGGGAGCGGCGCGAAGACATCCCCATCCTGGTGCGCCACTTCCTGGTGCAGAGCGCGCGCCAGCTGGGCGTGGAGACCAAGCGCATGAGCGAGGCTGCCATGCAGTTCCTGGCCAGCCTGGATTTGCCGGGCAACGTACGCCAGCTGGAAAACCTGTGCAACTGGATCACCGTGATGGCGCCGGGCCAGACGGTGGAAGTGAAGGACATGCCGTTCGAACTGACCCAGGGGCAGGAAGGCGCGGCAGCGGCGCCGGAGGCGGCGCCGCTGCCGGCCGGGCCCGGGGTGCCGGCACCGCGGCGCGTGGCGGGGGAGGGCGCCGAAGGCTGGGTGGGGCTGCTGGAACTGCAGGCAGCGGGCATGCTGGCCCTTGGCCAGTCGGACATCATGGACACGCTGGGGCGCCAGTTCGAGTCGGCGCTGATCAAGACAGCGCTCAAGCACACGCACGGGCGCAAGAACGACGCGGCCGTGCGGCTGGGGATAGGGCGCAATACCATCACGCGCAAGATCGCTGAACTGGGGATTGATGGCGCCAAGGACGAGTAG
- the glnL gene encoding nitrogen regulation protein NR(II): MNDTAPLDLAQVAGLDLLASSVLLLGADGLILYANAAAENLLEVSSRALLRQPLASVFANSHELDSLCTQALAHQYADLRQDLTLERNGKAPLHVHSIVSATGDGQDIGLVIELRENVQQLKLDREERILDQSQVNKELVRNLAHEIKNPLGGIRGAAQLLELELPPLHLTALREYTQVIIKEADRLQTLVDRLLAPHRRPHIVGDVNIHEVCERVRSLMLAEFPSGLTIRRDYDASIPEFRGDKEQLIQTVLNIAHNAAQALCERIAAGDAEIIFRTRVARQVTLAKVRYGLALDLHIIDNGPGISPQIRDRIFYPLVSGRDGGSGLGLTLAQTFVQQHMGVIECESRPGLTDFRILLPLP, encoded by the coding sequence ATGAACGACACCGCGCCGCTTGACCTGGCGCAGGTGGCGGGGCTGGACCTGCTGGCCTCGAGCGTGCTGCTGCTGGGGGCCGATGGCTTGATCCTGTATGCCAATGCGGCGGCCGAGAACCTGCTGGAAGTATCGAGCCGCGCACTGCTGCGCCAGCCGCTGGCAAGCGTGTTTGCCAATTCCCACGAACTTGACAGCCTGTGCACCCAGGCGCTGGCCCACCAGTATGCGGACCTGCGCCAGGACCTGACGCTGGAACGCAATGGCAAGGCGCCGCTGCATGTGCACAGCATCGTCTCGGCCACCGGTGACGGCCAGGACATCGGTTTGGTGATCGAACTGCGCGAGAACGTGCAGCAGTTGAAGCTCGATCGCGAAGAGCGCATCCTCGACCAGAGCCAGGTCAACAAGGAACTGGTGCGCAACCTGGCCCACGAAATCAAGAACCCGCTGGGCGGCATCCGCGGCGCGGCCCAGCTGCTCGAACTGGAACTGCCGCCGCTGCACCTGACGGCGCTGCGTGAATACACCCAGGTCATCATCAAGGAAGCGGACCGGCTGCAGACCCTGGTGGACCGCCTGCTGGCGCCGCACCGCCGGCCGCACATTGTCGGCGACGTCAATATCCATGAAGTGTGCGAGCGCGTGCGCAGCCTGATGCTGGCCGAGTTCCCCAGCGGGCTGACCATCCGGCGCGATTACGACGCCTCGATTCCCGAATTCAGGGGCGACAAGGAGCAGCTGATCCAGACCGTGCTCAATATCGCGCACAACGCCGCCCAGGCCCTGTGCGAACGCATCGCCGCCGGTGACGCCGAGATCATTTTCCGCACCCGCGTGGCGCGCCAGGTGACGCTGGCCAAGGTGCGCTACGGGCTGGCATTAGACTTGCATATCATTGACAATGGACCTGGCATTTCGCCCCAGATCCGCGACCGCATTTTCTACCCGCTGGTATCGGGCCGGGATGGCGGCAGCGGCCTGGGGCTGACACTGGCGCAAACCTTCGTGCAGCAGCACATGGGTGTGATCGAGTGCGAAAGCCGGCCCGGACTGACCGATTTCAGGATCCTGCTGCCGCTGCCGTGA
- a CDS encoding DUF4124 domain-containing protein: METTLTSPSASRPSAARLLAIVAAFGLALAQLPAQAQIYLCVDASGTRELTDRYKPGCKSLDIASSIPAPSGGARRASAPPRAAAPAATPSDFPRVDTSQQRARDNDRREILLEEMRAEEKRLQDLKTEFKGGEPDRLGSERNYAKYLERVANLREAIGRSEKNIEALQREIAAIK; the protein is encoded by the coding sequence ATGGAGACCACACTGACTAGCCCATCTGCTTCGCGACCGTCCGCTGCGCGCCTGTTGGCCATCGTGGCCGCATTCGGCCTGGCCCTGGCGCAGCTGCCGGCCCAGGCCCAGATCTACCTGTGCGTCGACGCCAGCGGCACGCGCGAACTGACCGACCGGTACAAGCCGGGCTGCAAGTCGCTCGACATCGCCAGCAGCATTCCCGCGCCGTCGGGCGGCGCGCGCCGTGCTTCGGCGCCGCCACGCGCGGCCGCGCCGGCGGCCACGCCGTCCGACTTCCCGCGCGTGGACACGTCGCAGCAAAGGGCGCGCGACAATGACCGGCGCGAGATCCTGCTGGAAGAAATGCGCGCCGAAGAAAAGCGCCTCCAGGATCTCAAGACCGAATTCAAGGGCGGCGAGCCAGACCGTCTTGGCAGCGAGCGCAATTACGCCAAGTACCTGGAACGGGTGGCCAACCTGCGCGAGGCCATCGGCCGCTCGGAAAAGAACATCGAGGCGCTGCAGCGCGAAATCGCGGCCATCAAATGA
- the glnA gene encoding type I glutamate--ammonia ligase — protein MAMTAAEVLKMAKDNEVKFVDFRFADTRGKEQHVTVPISHFDLDKFESGHAFDGSSIAGWKGIEASDMILMPDPNTANIDPFMEETTLFMQCDVIEPSDGKGYDRDPRSIAKRAEAYLKSTGIGDTAFFGPEPEFFIFDSVRWKIDMSGCFVKIDSDESSWATDKKIEGGNSGHRPTVKGGYFPVPPVDSFQDMRSEMCLILEAMGIPVEVHHHEVAGAGQNEIGTKFSTLVERADWTQNMKYVIWNVAHSYGKTATFMPKPIVGDNGSGMHVHQSIWKDGKNLFAGDGYAGLSEDALFYIGGIIKHARALNAITNPGTNSYKRLVPGFEAPVKLAYSARNRSASIRIPHVANPKGRRIETRFPDPLANVYLCFAALLMAGLDGIANKIHPGEAASKDLYHLPPEEDALIPTVCASLEEALDALNKDREFLTRGGVFSDSMIDAYIELKMQDVQRMRMTTHPAEFDMYYSL, from the coding sequence ATGGCAATGACCGCCGCAGAAGTCTTGAAAATGGCAAAAGACAACGAAGTCAAGTTCGTTGATTTCCGCTTCGCCGACACCCGTGGTAAAGAACAGCACGTGACCGTGCCGATTTCCCACTTCGACCTGGACAAGTTCGAGTCGGGCCATGCGTTTGACGGTTCCTCGATCGCCGGCTGGAAGGGCATTGAAGCATCGGACATGATCCTGATGCCAGACCCGAACACCGCCAATATCGACCCGTTCATGGAAGAGACCACGCTGTTCATGCAGTGCGACGTCATCGAGCCTTCCGACGGCAAGGGCTACGACCGCGATCCGCGCTCGATCGCCAAGCGCGCCGAAGCCTACCTCAAGTCGACCGGCATTGGCGACACCGCCTTCTTCGGTCCTGAGCCGGAATTCTTCATTTTCGATTCCGTGCGCTGGAAGATCGACATGTCTGGCTGCTTCGTCAAGATCGATTCGGACGAATCGTCCTGGGCCACCGACAAGAAGATCGAAGGCGGCAACAGCGGCCACCGTCCAACCGTCAAGGGCGGCTACTTCCCGGTGCCACCGGTCGACTCGTTCCAGGACATGCGTTCGGAAATGTGCCTGATCCTCGAAGCGATGGGCATCCCGGTTGAAGTGCACCACCACGAAGTGGCCGGCGCCGGCCAGAACGAAATCGGCACCAAGTTCTCGACCCTGGTCGAACGCGCCGACTGGACCCAGAACATGAAGTACGTGATCTGGAACGTGGCCCACAGCTACGGCAAGACCGCCACCTTCATGCCCAAGCCTATCGTTGGCGACAACGGTTCGGGCATGCACGTGCACCAGTCGATCTGGAAAGACGGCAAGAACCTGTTCGCCGGCGACGGCTATGCCGGCCTGTCGGAAGATGCACTGTTCTACATCGGCGGCATCATCAAGCATGCGCGCGCCCTGAACGCCATCACCAACCCGGGCACCAACTCGTACAAGCGCCTGGTGCCCGGCTTTGAAGCACCGGTCAAGCTGGCCTACTCGGCACGCAACCGCTCCGCCTCGATCCGTATTCCGCACGTGGCCAATCCAAAGGGCCGCCGTATCGAAACCCGTTTCCCGGACCCGCTGGCCAATGTGTACCTGTGCTTCGCCGCGCTGCTGATGGCTGGCCTCGATGGCATCGCCAACAAGATCCACCCGGGCGAGGCAGCGTCGAAAGACCTGTACCACCTGCCGCCGGAAGAAGACGCGCTGATCCCGACGGTGTGCGCCTCGCTGGAAGAAGCACTCGATGCACTCAACAAGGACCGCGAATTCCTGACCCGCGGCGGCGTGTTCAGCGACAGCATGATCGATGCCTACATTGAACTGAAGATGCAGGACGTACAACGCATGCGCATGACCACCCATCCGGCCGAATTCGACATGTACTATTCGCTGTAA
- a CDS encoding rhodanese-like domain-containing protein, whose amino-acid sequence MSNIEHILDAARQRAAGAYAGAVTPQEAFTLVQQDRRVKLIDVRTNAERDWVGRVCLPEAQHGAVQWFTYPGNVPNADFMRQLESVAGKDDVLLFLCRSGVRSRHAATLATEHGYANSYDILEGFEGDKDQLGHRKSVGGWCHAGLPWNGA is encoded by the coding sequence ATGAGCAACATTGAACACATTCTGGACGCCGCCAGGCAGCGTGCGGCCGGCGCCTATGCCGGTGCGGTCACGCCGCAGGAAGCATTCACGCTGGTCCAGCAAGACCGGCGCGTCAAGCTGATCGACGTGCGCACCAATGCCGAGCGCGACTGGGTCGGGCGCGTCTGCCTGCCCGAGGCGCAGCACGGCGCGGTGCAATGGTTTACCTATCCCGGCAATGTCCCCAACGCCGACTTCATGCGCCAGCTTGAAAGTGTGGCCGGGAAGGATGACGTGCTGCTGTTCCTGTGCCGCTCCGGCGTGCGCTCGCGCCACGCGGCCACCCTGGCCACCGAGCATGGCTATGCCAACAGCTACGATATCCTGGAAGGGTTCGAAGGGGACAAGGACCAGCTGGGCCATCGCAAGAGCGTGGGCGGCTGGTGCCATGCAGGCTTGCCCTGGAATGGGGCCTGA